In one Carassius auratus strain Wakin unplaced genomic scaffold, ASM336829v1 scaf_tig00023221, whole genome shotgun sequence genomic region, the following are encoded:
- the LOC113077799 gene encoding C3a anaphylatoxin chemotactic receptor-like has protein sequence MIFLACIFIATFAVGLIGNGLVIFLTGCRMKTTVNSILFLNLAIADFTFLLSTVLNIFLILAQSQLGKITNKLFSFIFGLNLFASIFFLVVISLDRCLCTWLVVWARNKRTLLKAKIICIIVWVSSISCCIPFFTVNTFTRASLVTYHFTVGFLIPFLIIASSYTAIGVRIKRLKGGKHLRTYRGIITVTLAFFICWFPFHVCNFYAVTALGNNWSEVLLTAMFVCTYLVYLNSCLNPILYVFMCDEYKKKLKQSLLLVLETAFAEDHLDFKADAKERSGHENSTELLDM, from the coding sequence ATGATCTTTCTTGCATGCATTTTCATTGCTACTTTTGCAGTTGGTCTCATTGGAAATGGGCTTGTAATATTTCTGACTGGCTGCAGAATGAAGACGACCGTCAACTCCATTCTGTTTCTCAACTTAGCGATTGCAGACTTCACCTTCCTGTTGTCTACAgtcttaaatattttcttaattttggcCCAGAGTCAATTAGGTAAAATAACTAACAAATTATTTTCCTTTATATTCGGACTAAATCTGTTTGCTAGTATTTTCTTTCTTGTAGTTATCAGTCTGGACCGATGCCTGTGCACATGGTTGGTTGTTTGGGCTAGAAATAAACGAACTTTACTTAAAGCCAAGATCATCTGCATAATTGTGTGGGTTTCATCCATCAGCTGCTGCATTCCTTTCTTTACAGTTAATACGTTTACTCGTGCGTCTCTGGTCACATATCATTTTACAGTGGGCTTTCTCATCCCCTTTCTGATCATTGCATCTTCATACACAGCTATTGGAGTACGAATCAAACGCCTCAAAGGGGGAAAGCATCTCAGGACATACAGGGGCATTATAACTGTAACTCTGGCTTTTTTCATATGTTGGTTTCCATTCCATGTTTGCAATTTTTATGCAGTAACTGCACTAGGAAATAACTGGAGTGAAGTATTGTTGACAGCAATGTTTGTCTGTACCTACCTGGTTTATCTCAACAGCTGTCTGAACCCCATTCTCTATGTGTTCATGTGTGATGAGTATAAGAAGAAGCTTAAACAGTCTCTGCTGCTGGTGCTGGAGACGGCTTTTGCTGAAGATCATCTGGACTTTAAGGCAGACGCAAAAGAACGATCAGGACATGAAAACTCAACTGAACTGTTGGATATGTAG
- the LOC113077802 gene encoding C3a anaphylatoxin chemotactic receptor-like, protein MNQTLPPSTNSTAVTVKYLKNINIFLHCIICVLGVAGNGMVIYIAGLKMKRTVNTVWFLNLAVADFLFSFFLIFNIIYEYRDLDWPFGDFGCKLSSLVTVLNMFASTFLLTVISLDRCLSIWVVVWARTKRTVLKARIICLLIWLAAVACTMPCVIFRKTFHISPQQTVCILDFSGLKAYRREVVFRFVVGFLIPFVIILASYVAIGVRINRLRKDNKLKPFRIILSVILAFFFCWLPFYVYRFLEVWLHEKNETNPSDELTSFKNVFDQIGLFIVSLAYLNSCLNPFLYIFMCEDFQKKLKRSLVMVFESAFAEEHLGLLSQHSQSQHNSHSQSGTGPSLTQSVTLEA, encoded by the coding sequence accaaACCTTACCCCCATCAACCAACAGCACAGCTGTCACAGTGAAATACTTAAAGAACATCAATATTTTCCTCCACTGTATCATATGTGTTCTTGGTGTTGCTGGCAATGGAATGGTCATCTACATCGCAGGCCTCAAAATGAAGAGGACGGTCAATACTGTCTGGTTTCTGAACCTGGCGGTAGCTGATttcctgttttcatttttcttgATCTTTAATATAATTTACGAATATCGTGATTTGGATTGGCCTTTTGGTGACTTTGGGTGCAAGTTGAGTAGCCTGGTGACTGTGCTGAATATGTTTGCCAGCACGTTCCTGCTGACAGTGATCAGTCTGGACCGCTGCCTGTCCATCTGGGTGGTGGTGTGGGCTCGGACTAAACGGACCGTCCTGAAAGCGAGGATAATCTGCCTGCTTATTTGGTTAGCAGCAGTTGCTTGCACCATGCCTTGTGTCATCTTTCggaaaacatttcacatttctcCACAACAAACAGTGTGCATCCTTGATTTTTCAGGACTGAAAGCCTACAGGAGGGAGGTTGTGTTTCGTTTTGTAGTGGGTTTCCTCATCCCATTTGTCATAATCTTGGCTTCTTATGTGGCGATCGGGGTACGAATTAATCGCCTCCGGAAAGACAATAAACTAAAACCCTTTCGTATTATCCTATCTGTAATCCTGGCCTTCTTCTTCTGCTGGCTTCCATTTTATGTTTACCGGTTCCTCGAAGTGTGGTTGCATGAAAAGAATGAGACAAACCCATCAGATGAGCTGACCAGCTTCAAGAATGTTTTTGACCAGATAGGGCTCTTCATAGTCAGTCTTGCTTACTTGAACAGCTGCCTGAATCCTTTCTTGTATATATTCATGTGTGAAGATTTTCAGAAAAAGCTCAAGCGGTCTTTGGTGATGGTGTTCGAGAGCGCCTTCGCAGAGGAACATCTGGGTCTCCTCTCGCAACATTCCCAATCCCAGCACAATTCTCATTCCCAGAGTGGAACCGGACCCAGTCTGACCCAGTCTGTGACACTTGAGGCTTAG